In the Oxyura jamaicensis isolate SHBP4307 breed ruddy duck unplaced genomic scaffold, BPBGC_Ojam_1.0 oxyUn_random_OJ70890, whole genome shotgun sequence genome, AGCTTCCGCATCTAGGGGGGGGCTTCCAGTTGCCCTCGGTGGCCTCCCAGTTGCCCTCGGTGGCCTCCTGGTTCTCCTCGGTGGCCTCCCGGTTGCCCTCGGCGGCCTCCTGGTTCTCCTTGGTGGCCTCCCGGTTGCCCTCGGCAGCCTCCCAGTTGCCCTCGGTGGCCTCCCAGTTGCCCTCGGCGGCCTCCTGGTTCTCCTCGGCGGCCTCCCAGTTGCCCTCGGCGGCCTCCCAGTTGCCCTTGGTGGCCTCCCAGTTGCCCTCGGCGGCCTCCCAGTTGCCCTCGGCGGCCTCCTGGTTCTCCTTGGCGGCCTCCCAGTTGCCCTTGGTGGCCTCCCAGTTGCCCTCGGCCTTGTCTCCTTGGCGGTGTCACCTCCTCGGTGGCCTCCCTGGTGGCCTCGTCCCTTGGCCTCCTCAGTGGTGTCACCTCCTTGGTGGCCTCGTCCCTCGGCAGTGTCACCTCCCCGGTGGCCTCACCTGCCCGGTGGCCTCACCCCTTGGACTCATCGGTGGTGTCACCTCCCTGGTGGCCTCCTCGGTGGTGTCACCTCCCTGGTGGTCTTCTTGGCGGTGTCACCTCCGTGGTGGCCTCCTTGGCGGTGTCACCTCCCTGGTGGCCTCCGCTGCCGGGTGACCTCAACCCTTGGCCTCCTCAGAGGTGTCACCTTCTTGGCGGCCTTCCTGGTGGCCTCACCTCAGCCCTCGGCCTCCCCAGCGGTGTCACCTCCCGGGTGGCCTCGTCGCTTGGCCTCCTTGGCGGTGTCACCTCCCTGGTGGCCTCCCCAGCGGTGTCACCTCCCTGGTGGCCTCCCCAGCGGTGTCACCTCCCTGGTGGCCTCGTCGCTTGGCCTCCTCCGTGGTGTCACCTCCCTGGTGGCCTCCTTGGTGGTGTCACCTCCCTGGTGGCCTCCTCCGTGGTGTCACCTCCTTGGTGGCCTCCCCCCTTGGCTTCCTCGGCGGTGTCACCTCCCTGGTGGCCTCCTCGGCGGTGTCACCTCCTCGGTGTCACCTCCTCGGTGTCACCTCCTCGGTGTCACCTGCACGGCGACCTCAGATCCTCGGTGGCCTCGACCCCCCCCGTGGTGGCCTCGACCCCGCCCGTGGTGGCCTCGGATCCTCGGTTCCGGAAGGTTCCCCGCGACGGAGGCCATGGCGGGGGNNNNNNNNNNNNNNNNNNNNNNNNNNNNNNNNNNNNNNNNNNNNNNNNNNNNNNNNNNNNNNNNNNNNNNNNNNNNNNNNNNNNNNNNNNNNNNNNNNNNGCGGCTCGATTCTCGCCGTAAATCCGTCGTCTTCCTCCTCGGGGCCTTCATCTTCATCCCCGTCTTCGTTTCTGGGGtcgtcttcctcctcctcaccatcatcttcctcctcctcggagccttcatcttcctcttcagggccttcatcttcatccccatcttcatctcCAGGGTCgtcttcctcctcttcaccatcatcttcctcttccttgccatcatcttcctcctcttcaccctcatcttcctccttgGGGCCTTCATCTTCATCCCCGTCCTCATTTCTGGGGTCATCTTCCTCGTCCTCAGAGCCTTCATCTTCATCCCCGTCCTCTTCAGCGGCTCCAGGGTCATCTTCCTGCTCCTCGGAgccttcatcttcctcctcGGGGCCTTCATCTTCATCCCCGTCCTCATCTCCGGggtcatcttcctcctcctcagagcCTTCATCTTCATCCCCGTCCTCTTCAGCGGCTTCAGAgtcatcttcctcctcttcctcaccctcatcttcctcctcgGGGCCTTCATCTTCATCCCCATCTTCATTTCCAGGGTcgttttcttcctcctcaccatCATCTTCCTCGTCT is a window encoding:
- the LOC118159541 gene encoding protein Ycf2-like — its product is MKAPRGSRKEAGGEGGGPEEEEGEEEEGEEDGGRRGGGRLRRRVMVGRKMESWRKRMVVETIEEEDEGPEEEDEGPEEEDDDDGDEDEGPGDEDEGPEEEDEGEEDEDEGSEEEEDDPGDEDGDEDEGPEEEDEGSEEQEDDPGAAEEDGDEDEGSEDEEDDPRNEDGDEDEGPKEEDEGEEEEDDGKEEEDDGSEATTGGVEATTGGVEATEDLRSPCR